A single genomic interval of Arachis duranensis cultivar V14167 chromosome 7, aradu.V14167.gnm2.J7QH, whole genome shotgun sequence harbors:
- the LOC107457809 gene encoding protein ALP1-like translates to MESHFSEIVIYADSELTSVHRHCMLAVVAAAPLPGSSASRVCVWSLSSVTLLLGVEFAVDEEALPPFLQCFAYGSLSPSGILNKSKLVAIDAGNKGYAPNKDCLGALDDTHIKVNVLEADKPRYRNRKGDITTNVFGVVAHDMQFIYVLAGWEGSAANSRVLRDALFRDGFSVLQGHYYLCDAGYMNREGFLAPYKGQKYHLSEFNPHNQPSTVQEPFNMKHSQARNVIERTFGVLKARWKILRERSFYPIKTQGRIITACCLLHNHIRRVMVVDPIDEIVDQNMLGVDGGTIHHIETSDAWGRWRDQLAQEM, encoded by the exons ATGGAATCACACTTCAGTGAGATTGTGATTTATGCAGATTCCGAA CTCACGTCAGTTCACCGCCACTGTATGCTTGCCGTCGTCGCTGCCGCGCCTCTACCTGGATCCTCTGCGTCGCGTGTTTGCGTTTGGTCTCTCTCCTCCGTCACTCTCTTGCTTGGCGTCGAGTTCGCCGTCGACGAGGAAGCTTTGCCACCGTTTCTCCAGTGCTTCGCATACggttctctctctccctct GGGATACTAAATAAGAGCAAATTGGTTGCTATTGATGCTGGAAACAAGGGCTACGCTCCGAATAAG GATTGCCTAGGAGCCTTAGATGATACTCATATCAAAGTCAATGTTCTTGAGGCTGATAAGCCTAGATATCGAAATAGAAAAGGTGACATAACAACCAATGTGTTTGGAGTGGTTGCTCACGACATGCAATTTATCTACGTACTGGCGGGTTGGGAGGGTTCAGCTGCGAATTCTAGGGTATTGCGAGATGCACTATTTCGCGATGGATTTAGTGTTCTCCAAG GTCATTATTACTTATGTGATGCTGGATACATGAATCGTGAAGGATTTTTAGCACCTTATAAAGGACAAAAATATCATTTGAGTGAGTTTAATCCACATAATCAACCTAGTACAGTCCAAGAACCTTTTAATATGAAACACTCACAAGCTAGAAATGTCATTGAAAGGACATTTGGAGTATTAAAAGCAAGATGGAAAATTTTAAGGGAAAGGTCATTTTATCCTATTAAAactcaaggaagaattataacTGCATGTTGCCTTTTGCATAATCACATTAGAAGAGTGATGGTTGTGGATCCTATTGATGAGATAGTAGATCAAAATATGCTTGGAGTAGATGGGGGGACGATCCACCATATTGAGACGAGCGATGCTTGGGGTAGATGGAGGGATCAACTTGCACAAGAAATGTGA